Proteins from one Lachnospiraceae bacterium KGMB03038 genomic window:
- the thiH gene encoding 2-iminoacetate synthase ThiH: MSRQEHINESILNEEIREHQKENRIDHMTYLPDMEDIGSQVMDQVIRKMEEYDPEIYKESDIRRALAKDHRSLEDLKALLSPAALPLLEEIAQAAQGETRRHFGNSVNMFTPVYLANYCENYCIYCGFNCHNKIRRAQLNEEEIEREFEAIAKTGLQEVLLLTGESRKKSTVEYIGRACQIARKYFRVIGLEVYPMNSDEYAYLHACGADYVTVFQETYNSDKYETLHLAGHKRIFPYRFNAQERALKGGMRGVGFAALLGLDDFRRDAFATAVHAYLLQKKYPHGEIAFSCPRLRPIINNDKINPMDVHEAQLLQVVCAYRLFMPFASITISSRECERVRDNLVKIAATKISAGVSTGIGEHGEEVADKGDEQFEIADGRTVEQVYQALEAQHLQPVMAEYLYV, translated from the coding sequence ATGAGTAGACAAGAGCATATCAATGAAAGTATTTTAAATGAAGAGATCCGGGAACATCAAAAAGAAAACCGGATCGACCACATGACCTATCTGCCGGATATGGAAGACATCGGCTCCCAGGTCATGGATCAAGTGATCCGCAAGATGGAGGAATACGATCCAGAGATTTATAAAGAGTCGGATATAAGGAGAGCTTTGGCGAAAGACCACCGTTCTTTGGAAGATCTGAAAGCCCTCCTGTCGCCAGCGGCCCTGCCTCTTCTGGAAGAGATTGCCCAGGCGGCCCAGGGGGAGACGCGCAGACATTTCGGAAACTCGGTGAATATGTTTACCCCGGTATATCTTGCCAACTACTGTGAGAATTACTGCATTTACTGTGGGTTTAACTGTCATAATAAGATCCGCCGGGCACAGCTTAACGAAGAGGAGATCGAAAGAGAGTTCGAGGCTATCGCAAAGACGGGACTGCAGGAGGTGCTGCTTCTGACCGGGGAGAGCAGGAAAAAGTCTACGGTAGAATATATAGGAAGAGCCTGCCAGATCGCAAGGAAGTATTTCCGGGTCATCGGATTGGAGGTCTATCCCATGAATTCCGATGAGTACGCCTATCTTCACGCCTGCGGGGCAGATTATGTAACGGTGTTCCAGGAAACTTATAACTCAGACAAATACGAGACCCTGCACCTGGCCGGACATAAACGGATCTTCCCTTACCGGTTCAACGCTCAGGAACGGGCTTTGAAAGGGGGGATGCGGGGAGTAGGCTTCGCGGCGCTTCTGGGACTGGACGATTTCCGCAGGGACGCCTTTGCCACCGCGGTACACGCCTATTTGCTGCAGAAGAAATATCCTCACGGGGAGATCGCCTTTTCCTGTCCCCGCTTAAGGCCCATCATCAACAACGACAAGATCAATCCAATGGACGTCCACGAGGCCCAGCTTCTCCAAGTGGTGTGCGCCTACCGGCTGTTTATGCCCTTTGCCAGCATCACCATTTCCAGCCGGGAATGTGAGAGAGTCCGGGATAATCTGGTGAAGATCGCGGCGACGAAGATCTCGGCGGGAGTCAGTACCGGAATCGGAGAACATGGAGAAGAAGTGGC
- a CDS encoding thiazole synthase, with amino-acid sequence MKHMEQKKDTWKLGTHEFTSRFILGSGKYSLDLIQAAVENAGAQIVTMALRRANEGGAANILDYIPKEVALLPNTSGARNAEEAVRIARLSREVCGSDLIKIEIMRDTKYLLPDNQETIKAVEILNKEGFVAMPYMYPDLNAARDMAEAGAACIMPLGAPIGSNKGLCTKEFIQILIDEIDLPVIVDAGIGKPSQACEAMEMGAAAVMANTAIATSGDVKVMAKAMGLAVEAGRAAYLAGMGSVRSHGGSASSPLTGYLRD; translated from the coding sequence ATGAAACATATGGAACAAAAGAAAGACACATGGAAACTTGGTACACACGAATTTACCTCCCGGTTTATCTTGGGATCTGGGAAATATTCCTTGGATTTGATCCAGGCGGCAGTGGAGAACGCAGGCGCCCAGATCGTGACCATGGCGCTTCGCCGGGCAAATGAAGGAGGAGCCGCCAACATTTTGGACTATATTCCAAAGGAAGTAGCCCTGCTTCCCAATACCTCCGGGGCCAGGAACGCGGAGGAAGCAGTGCGGATCGCCAGACTGTCCAGAGAGGTCTGCGGAAGCGATCTGATCAAGATCGAGATCATGCGGGATACCAAATACCTGCTTCCAGACAACCAGGAAACCATTAAAGCGGTGGAGATCTTGAACAAAGAGGGTTTTGTGGCCATGCCGTATATGTATCCGGACTTGAACGCCGCAAGGGATATGGCGGAGGCGGGAGCGGCCTGCATCATGCCGTTGGGAGCGCCCATCGGTTCCAATAAGGGTCTGTGCACCAAAGAATTTATCCAGATCCTGATCGACGAGATCGATCTGCCAGTGATCGTAGACGCGGGAATCGGCAAACCTTCCCAGGCCTGTGAAGCGATGGAAATGGGAGCGGCGGCTGTTATGGCAAATACAGCGATCGCAACATCCGGGGATGTAAAAGTTATGGCGAAAGCTATGGGACTTGCGGTAGAAGCAGGAAGAGCGGCCTACCTGGCCGGAATGGGAAGCGTAAGAAGCCATGGAGGAAGCGCGTCCTCTCCGCTGACCGGATACCTGAGAGACTGA
- the thiF gene encoding sulfur carrier protein ThiS adenylyltransferase ThiF: protein MQKERAATGQPAKEAISQALCLRHTKEVQEKLSKASVAVAGLGGLGSNIAVSLARIGVGRLHLIDFDQVDLTNLNRQQYFIDQIGRYKTDALAETLERINPYLDIETHCLRVTRDNVKELLWKEEYICEAFDVPEQKAMLAQAVLEEFPEKYLVAASGMAGFGDSNEIHTRRVTSHFYLCGDEKTEAEAGRGLMAPRVALCAAHQANLVVRLILGEE from the coding sequence ATGCAAAAAGAAAGAGCAGCAACAGGACAGCCTGCGAAAGAAGCCATCAGCCAGGCGCTCTGCCTGCGGCATACCAAGGAAGTACAGGAGAAGCTTTCCAAGGCTTCCGTCGCGGTGGCAGGCCTGGGCGGTCTGGGTTCCAACATTGCCGTTTCCCTTGCCAGGATCGGCGTGGGACGGCTCCATTTGATAGATTTTGATCAAGTGGACCTGACGAATCTGAACCGGCAGCAATATTTTATAGACCAGATCGGCCGTTATAAGACGGACGCCCTTGCGGAGACCCTGGAGCGGATCAATCCGTACCTGGATATCGAGACCCACTGCCTGCGGGTGACCAGGGATAATGTAAAGGAGCTGCTTTGGAAGGAAGAGTATATCTGCGAGGCTTTCGATGTGCCGGAACAGAAAGCCATGCTGGCCCAGGCGGTGCTGGAGGAGTTCCCGGAGAAATATCTGGTGGCTGCCAGCGGAATGGCAGGTTTCGGGGACAGCAATGAGATCCATACCAGGAGAGTCACGTCTCATTTCTATCTCTGCGGAGACGAGAAGACAGAGGCAGAGGCGGGGAGAGGGCTGATGGCGCCAAGAGTGGCCTTGTGCGCGGCCCACCAGGCCAATCTGGTAGTACGGCTGATCCTGGGAGAAGAATAG
- the thiS gene encoding sulfur carrier protein ThiS produces MIRVNGAEEPYEEGLTIQAYLERNGYRMDRIAVERNGAIVPKRTYGDTLLEDGDTLEVVNFVGGG; encoded by the coding sequence ATGATCCGTGTAAATGGAGCAGAAGAGCCATACGAGGAAGGACTTACCATCCAGGCCTATCTGGAGAGAAACGGGTACCGCATGGACCGGATCGCGGTAGAGAGAAACGGCGCCATTGTGCCGAAGCGTACCTACGGGGATACCCTGCTTGAGGATGGAGACACTTTGGAAGTGGTGAATTTTGTAGGAGGAGGCTAA
- the trpS gene encoding tryptophan--tRNA ligase, with the protein MINDKKVLFSGMQATGNLTLGNYLGALKNWVTLSDEYECFYSVVDMHSITVRQDPAVLRKRARALLTLYIAAGLDPEKNCIYYQSHVSAHAELAWILNCFTYMGELNRMTQFKDKSAKHADNINAGLFTYPVLMAADILLYQADVVPVGNDQKQHLEITRDIAERFNNIYGNVFTIPEGYYGKVGARIMSLQDPAKKMSKSDENPNASIYLLDDPDTIMRKCKRAVTDSEGQILYRDEQPGVKNLIDIYSACTGKTPEETVKEFDGKGYGDFKIAVGEAVVAILKPLQDEAARLEKDKAYLDGIIKTNAEKAGYFANKTLRKVQKKVGFPERIR; encoded by the coding sequence ATGATCAACGACAAAAAAGTATTATTCAGCGGTATGCAGGCCACTGGCAACCTGACCCTTGGGAATTATCTGGGGGCCTTGAAAAACTGGGTGACTTTGAGCGATGAGTATGAATGTTTCTACAGCGTGGTAGATATGCACTCGATTACGGTCCGTCAGGATCCGGCTGTGCTGCGCAAGCGGGCCCGCGCTCTTTTGACCCTCTATATCGCGGCGGGACTTGACCCGGAGAAAAACTGCATCTATTATCAGTCCCATGTGTCGGCTCACGCGGAGCTGGCTTGGATCCTGAACTGTTTTACTTACATGGGTGAACTGAACCGGATGACCCAGTTTAAGGATAAATCCGCCAAACACGCAGACAACATCAATGCGGGACTTTTTACCTACCCGGTGTTGATGGCGGCGGATATCCTGCTGTATCAGGCGGACGTGGTCCCTGTAGGAAACGACCAGAAACAGCATCTGGAGATCACCAGAGACATTGCCGAGCGGTTTAATAACATTTATGGGAATGTCTTTACCATACCGGAGGGCTATTATGGAAAAGTAGGAGCCAGGATCATGAGTCTGCAGGACCCGGCGAAGAAAATGTCCAAGTCCGACGAGAACCCCAACGCCAGTATCTATCTGCTGGACGATCCGGACACCATCATGCGCAAATGCAAACGGGCGGTCACAGACTCCGAAGGCCAGATCCTGTACCGGGATGAACAGCCTGGCGTAAAGAACCTGATCGACATCTACAGCGCCTGCACCGGAAAGACGCCGGAAGAGACGGTGAAAGAGTTCGACGGAAAAGGCTACGGCGATTTTAAGATCGCGGTAGGCGAAGCGGTTGTGGCGATCCTTAAGCCGCTGCAGGACGAGGCGGCAAGATTGGAGAAGGATAAAGCCTATCTGGACGGCATTATCAAGACAAACGCGGAAAAGGCAGGATATTTTGCCAACAAGACTCTGCGGAAAGTTCAGAAAAAGGTAGGCTTCCCGGAGCGCATCCGGTAA
- a CDS encoding histidine phosphatase family protein: MKIYFVRHGETDWNKERRIQGQVDIPLNEFGRHLARETAKGLADVPFDVCFTSPLGRAKETALLILNGRDVPIIEDQRIKEMAFGVLEGKCCSKEGWEVPDSFQRFFDDPVHYEAPEGGEDFREVQKRTGEFLDWLFHQEKYKDSTILVTTHGAAMAGLLNNLKKKPLSEYWGTGVHKNCGVTEVEVTEGKAVILSENKAYYDDVVKPW, translated from the coding sequence ATGAAGATTTATTTTGTACGGCATGGAGAGACTGACTGGAACAAGGAGCGAAGAATCCAGGGGCAGGTGGACATCCCATTGAATGAATTCGGAAGGCATCTGGCCAGAGAAACGGCCAAAGGCCTTGCGGACGTTCCCTTTGACGTCTGCTTTACCAGTCCCCTCGGGAGAGCTAAAGAAACGGCCCTTCTTATCTTAAACGGAAGAGATGTTCCCATCATAGAAGACCAGCGGATCAAAGAGATGGCCTTTGGAGTCCTGGAAGGGAAATGCTGTTCCAAAGAAGGATGGGAGGTTCCCGATTCTTTCCAGCGTTTCTTCGACGATCCGGTCCACTATGAGGCGCCGGAAGGGGGAGAAGACTTCCGGGAAGTACAGAAACGGACGGGAGAGTTCCTGGACTGGCTGTTTCATCAGGAAAAATATAAGGACAGCACGATCCTTGTCACTACCCACGGGGCGGCCATGGCAGGTTTGCTGAACAATCTGAAGAAGAAGCCTCTCTCCGAATACTGGGGCACCGGCGTCCACAAGAACTGCGGAGTCACGGAAGTGGAAGTGACAGAAGGAAAAGCAGTCATCTTATCAGAGAATAAGGCCTACTATGACGATGTTGTCAAGCCATGGTAG
- a CDS encoding S-ribosylhomocysteine lyase — translation MEKITSFTIDHLKLVPGIYVSRIDHVEGNPVTTFDLRMTSPNDEPVMNTAEMHAIEHLGATFLRNHETYKDKVLYFGPMGCRTGFYLLLAGEYRSADIVPLIRDMYTFIAEFDGEVPGASPKDCGNYLDMNLPMAKYLARKYLKEVLADIREDQLMYP, via the coding sequence ATGGAAAAGATCACAAGCTTCACCATAGACCATTTAAAGCTGGTCCCTGGCATCTACGTTTCCCGTATCGATCATGTGGAAGGAAATCCCGTGACAACCTTTGACCTGCGCATGACAAGTCCCAACGATGAGCCCGTCATGAACACGGCGGAGATGCACGCCATCGAACATCTGGGCGCCACCTTCCTGCGCAATCATGAAACGTATAAAGATAAAGTCCTGTACTTTGGCCCCATGGGGTGCCGCACCGGCTTCTACCTTCTGCTGGCCGGTGAATACCGCTCCGCGGATATCGTGCCGCTGATCCGGGACATGTACACATTCATCGCGGAATTTGACGGAGAAGTCCCAGGAGCCTCTCCCAAAGACTGCGGGAATTATCTGGATATGAACCTGCCAATGGCCAAATACCTGGCCCGGAAGTATCTGAAAGAAGTGCTGGCGGATATTCGGGAAGACCAGCTCATGTATCCGTAA
- a CDS encoding amylosucrase, whose amino-acid sequence MKINKEYITRFEKHRDELKWLYMELYDNEAMFAELCDQMLKFYQERKPELKARDRIKAKNSKWYRNNRMLGMMLYIDNFAGDLNGVRKKLDYVKECNATFIHLMPFLDTVKGKSDGGYAVADFRKVRPDLGTMEDLAALAKECHDRDIDVCMDFVMNHTSNEHEWAKKALAGDGEYMSRYFFYDNPWIPQEFEKTVPQVFPTTAPGNFTWLPQIDHYVMTSFYPYQWDLNYANPRVFNEMMYNYLFFANQGMDIIRIDAVPYIWKKLGTSCRNLKEVHTIVRMMRMIGEIVCPAVALLGEVVMEPEKVVPYFGTVEKPECHMLYNVTTMATTWHSVAVQGTKLLKKQLDIVNQLPEEYTFLNYLRCHDDIGWGLDYGTLSTWQMGEVPHKKYLNDYFTGRYPGSESRGELYNDDPVTMDARFCGTAASMCGIESAGFEQNEEKMEKAIRKDLMLHAYMFLQRGLPMIYSGDEIGQVNDYTYKEDPEKQADSRYIHRGKFRWDLAEQRTKKKTVEGQIFQALHKMEELRKKEEILGPDAQVSTWETGDDGVLGLMRRLGGKTLVGIFNFTDQGKEVYFPEPGAYQDLLGGRKLAEEKVSLPEFGFLWAMK is encoded by the coding sequence ATGAAGATCAATAAGGAATATATCACACGTTTTGAAAAACATCGGGATGAGCTGAAATGGCTTTATATGGAACTCTATGATAATGAGGCAATGTTTGCGGAATTATGCGATCAAATGCTGAAATTTTACCAGGAGCGCAAGCCTGAGCTGAAGGCCAGGGACCGGATAAAAGCAAAGAATTCCAAATGGTACCGGAACAACCGGATGCTGGGCATGATGCTCTATATTGATAATTTTGCCGGAGATTTAAATGGGGTGCGGAAAAAGCTGGATTATGTGAAAGAATGTAACGCCACGTTCATCCACCTGATGCCATTCCTGGATACGGTAAAAGGAAAGTCTGACGGCGGTTACGCTGTGGCAGATTTCCGCAAAGTCCGGCCGGATCTGGGGACTATGGAGGACCTGGCGGCGCTGGCAAAGGAGTGCCATGACCGGGACATTGACGTTTGTATGGACTTTGTCATGAACCATACGTCCAACGAACATGAGTGGGCAAAAAAGGCGCTTGCCGGGGACGGAGAATATATGAGCCGCTACTTTTTCTACGATAATCCCTGGATTCCCCAGGAGTTTGAGAAGACGGTCCCTCAGGTGTTCCCTACTACAGCGCCGGGGAATTTTACCTGGCTTCCCCAGATCGATCATTATGTGATGACCAGTTTTTATCCCTACCAGTGGGATTTAAATTATGCCAATCCCAGGGTGTTTAACGAGATGATGTACAATTATCTTTTCTTCGCGAATCAGGGAATGGATATCATCCGGATTGACGCGGTCCCCTATATCTGGAAAAAGCTGGGCACAAGCTGCCGGAATCTGAAAGAAGTCCACACCATCGTGCGGATGATGCGTATGATCGGGGAGATCGTGTGTCCCGCCGTTGCCCTTCTGGGAGAGGTGGTCATGGAGCCGGAGAAAGTGGTCCCGTATTTTGGGACGGTGGAAAAGCCGGAATGTCACATGCTCTACAATGTGACCACCATGGCGACCACTTGGCACAGCGTGGCGGTACAGGGAACAAAACTTTTGAAGAAGCAGCTGGATATCGTCAACCAGCTTCCGGAAGAGTATACTTTCCTCAACTATCTGCGGTGCCACGATGACATTGGCTGGGGACTGGACTATGGGACTTTGAGTACCTGGCAGATGGGAGAAGTGCCTCATAAGAAGTACCTGAATGATTACTTTACAGGCAGATATCCGGGAAGCGAGAGCCGGGGAGAGCTTTATAATGACGATCCAGTGACCATGGACGCCAGATTCTGCGGGACGGCCGCCTCCATGTGCGGCATCGAGAGCGCTGGATTTGAACAGAATGAAGAAAAGATGGAAAAGGCGATCCGCAAGGATCTGATGCTCCACGCTTATATGTTCCTGCAGCGGGGACTTCCTATGATCTACAGCGGGGACGAGATCGGTCAGGTGAACGATTATACCTATAAAGAGGACCCGGAGAAACAGGCGGATTCCCGTTATATCCACCGGGGAAAATTCCGCTGGGATCTGGCAGAACAGCGGACCAAGAAAAAAACGGTAGAAGGCCAGATCTTCCAGGCATTACACAAGATGGAAGAGCTGCGGAAAAAAGAAGAAATCCTGGGACCGGACGCGCAGGTTTCCACCTGGGAGACCGGAGACGACGGCGTATTGGGGCTTATGCGGAGGCTTGGAGGAAAAACACTGGTAGGAATCTTTAATTTCACTGACCAGGGAAAAGAGGTTTATTTCCCGGAACCGGGAGCATACCAGGATCTGCTTGGAGGAAGGAAGCTGGCAGAAGAAAAAGTTTCTCTTCCAGAGTTTGGATTCTTGTGGGCGATGAAATGA
- a CDS encoding alpha-galactosidase encodes MGIAYHEGKRIFTLQTANTTYQFQVDAYGFLLHLYYGKTVYGDMDYLLTYYDRGFSGNPYDVQGDRTYSLDALPQEFPQRGTGDFRITALSVQNGDGSHCCDLRYKSHKITKGKYGLDGLPAVYASETEAQTLEVLLEDSVTKVQAVLLYGVLPEQDIITRSVRIINCGPDRIYVKKAASACLDFLGGEYDLITFYGRHAMERNFQRNRIHHGKQAVGSSRGASSHQYNPSLILAEPGADETSGGCYGMVFVYSGNFEAEIEKDQFNQTRAVMGLSEAFFNYPVKEGETFLVPETVLTYSGQGFGKLSSNLHRCFRRHLCRGKYRDQVRPILVNSWEADYFHFTGESLCRLAKESADLGIEMLVLDDGWFGKRNDDNTSLGDWQVNEDKLGCTMGELIRKINAMGMKFGIWIEPEMISEDSDLYRAHPDWALKIPRRNPVRARNQLVLDFSRKDIRDYIFDQICLVLDEGVEYIKWDMNRSINDVYSAIGEEHGKLLYDYVLGVYEFLERLIQRYPDILIEGCCGGGGRFDAGMLYYTPQIWCSDNTDAIDRLEIQYGTSFIYPASCVGAHVSAVPNHQTGRVTPLETRGIVAMAGTFGYELDLAVLSAEEKEKVREQVRTFKQYAPLIQNGDCYRLTSPQTDEVGAWAFVSEDKKEVLFNAVMIRRHGNMTVNYVKLQGLDPEKFYKDQASGKSYSGAALMEAGLPLPVEEGEYLAYQIYLKQ; translated from the coding sequence ATGGGAATTGCATATCACGAAGGAAAAAGAATTTTCACACTGCAGACGGCAAATACAACCTATCAATTTCAGGTGGATGCCTATGGTTTCCTCTTACATTTGTATTATGGAAAAACGGTCTATGGAGATATGGACTATCTCTTGACCTATTATGACAGAGGGTTTTCTGGAAACCCTTACGATGTACAGGGGGACAGAACGTATTCCTTAGATGCTCTCCCTCAGGAGTTTCCGCAGCGGGGAACCGGTGATTTCCGGATTACTGCCCTTTCGGTGCAGAACGGTGATGGGAGCCACTGCTGTGACCTGCGTTATAAAAGTCATAAGATCACAAAAGGCAAATATGGCTTAGATGGACTTCCGGCAGTCTACGCTTCCGAGACGGAAGCGCAGACCCTGGAGGTCCTGCTGGAGGATTCGGTGACCAAGGTACAGGCAGTTCTGCTGTACGGGGTTCTTCCAGAACAAGATATCATTACCAGGAGTGTCAGGATCATCAACTGTGGTCCTGACAGAATTTATGTAAAGAAAGCCGCTTCCGCGTGCCTGGATTTCTTGGGTGGAGAGTATGATCTGATCACCTTTTACGGCCGCCACGCTATGGAGCGGAATTTCCAGAGGAACCGGATCCATCACGGGAAACAGGCGGTCGGAAGCTCAAGAGGCGCTTCCAGCCATCAGTATAATCCTTCTTTGATCCTGGCGGAGCCGGGGGCGGATGAGACATCTGGAGGCTGCTACGGGATGGTGTTCGTCTACAGTGGGAATTTTGAGGCGGAGATCGAGAAAGACCAGTTTAACCAAACCCGTGCTGTTATGGGACTTTCGGAGGCGTTTTTCAATTATCCGGTGAAGGAAGGGGAAACCTTCCTTGTCCCGGAGACGGTGCTGACCTATTCCGGCCAGGGATTTGGGAAACTTTCCTCTAATCTGCACAGATGTTTCCGCAGACACCTTTGCAGAGGAAAATACCGCGATCAGGTCCGGCCGATCCTGGTCAACAGCTGGGAGGCGGATTATTTCCATTTTACAGGAGAAAGTCTGTGCCGTCTGGCAAAGGAGTCCGCGGACCTTGGAATCGAGATGCTGGTGCTGGACGATGGATGGTTTGGCAAGCGCAACGACGACAATACCAGCCTTGGAGACTGGCAGGTGAACGAAGATAAATTGGGATGTACCATGGGAGAGCTGATTCGGAAGATTAACGCTATGGGCATGAAATTTGGCATTTGGATCGAGCCGGAGATGATCTCTGAAGACAGCGACCTGTATCGGGCGCACCCAGACTGGGCGCTGAAGATTCCGCGGCGGAATCCGGTCCGGGCAAGAAATCAGCTTGTGCTGGACTTCTCCCGTAAGGATATCCGGGATTATATATTTGACCAGATCTGTTTAGTCCTGGATGAGGGAGTAGAATATATCAAGTGGGATATGAACCGGAGCATCAATGACGTTTACTCAGCGATCGGCGAGGAACACGGCAAACTGCTCTATGACTATGTCCTTGGCGTTTATGAATTCCTGGAGCGGCTGATCCAGAGATACCCGGATATTTTGATCGAAGGGTGCTGCGGCGGCGGCGGAAGATTTGACGCCGGAATGCTGTACTATACGCCTCAGATCTGGTGCAGTGATAATACGGACGCCATTGACCGGCTGGAAATCCAATATGGAACATCCTTTATCTATCCGGCCTCCTGTGTGGGCGCCCATGTGTCGGCGGTACCAAACCATCAGACAGGAAGAGTGACCCCTTTGGAGACCAGAGGAATCGTAGCCATGGCAGGAACGTTTGGCTATGAGCTGGATCTGGCGGTTCTGTCGGCAGAAGAAAAGGAGAAAGTAAGGGAGCAGGTACGTACATTTAAGCAATACGCGCCTTTGATCCAGAATGGAGACTGCTACCGGCTGACCAGCCCGCAGACCGATGAAGTGGGAGCGTGGGCCTTTGTATCGGAGGACAAAAAAGAAGTGCTCTTTAACGCGGTCATGATCCGGCGGCATGGGAATATGACGGTCAATTATGTGAAACTGCAGGGCCTGGATCCGGAGAAATTCTATAAGGACCAGGCAAGCGGCAAAAGCTACAGCGGCGCCGCTCTGATGGAAGCGGGGCTTCCTCTTCCGGTGGAAGAGGGAGAGTACCTGGCATATCAGATTTATTTAAAACAATAA
- a CDS encoding carbohydrate ABC transporter permease gives MKAKIGSRTNWPVVILLILGLSTIIFPLYMAIVIAFKQPSEMTNSIAGILSLPSNWSLSNFAEAMEVTDFWRSLSNSILITVVTVVLSILIHSLMGYAIGRNRAHSKFYKFVYLFIVSGMFVPFAILMMPLAKQTAELGLANWAGVIILYVVFYMPMNVLLYSGYLVNIPIALEEAAEVDGASTWSTYWKIIFPIMKPMHATVAIITALAVWNDVMTPLIIMAGTGQNTLPLAQLNFQTQFGTNYNLAFASYLLALIPILIFYVICQKQILNGVVNGAVK, from the coding sequence ATGAAAGCGAAAATTGGATCTAGAACAAACTGGCCTGTTGTGATCCTGTTGATCCTGGGCTTGAGTACGATTATCTTTCCGTTATATATGGCGATCGTGATCGCTTTTAAACAGCCTTCTGAGATGACTAACAGTATTGCGGGGATTCTTTCTCTGCCAAGCAACTGGAGCCTCAGCAATTTTGCGGAGGCAATGGAAGTGACGGATTTCTGGAGGTCTTTGAGCAACAGTATCCTGATCACTGTGGTTACGGTCGTACTGTCGATCCTGATTCATTCTCTGATGGGATATGCCATCGGAAGAAACCGGGCTCACAGCAAATTTTATAAATTCGTGTACTTATTCATTGTCAGCGGTATGTTCGTACCCTTTGCGATCCTGATGATGCCGCTGGCAAAACAGACGGCGGAATTAGGACTTGCAAATTGGGCTGGCGTTATTATCCTATATGTGGTATTCTATATGCCGATGAACGTCCTGCTCTATTCCGGATACCTGGTAAATATCCCGATCGCGCTGGAAGAAGCGGCGGAAGTGGATGGGGCCAGCACCTGGAGCACCTATTGGAAGATCATCTTCCCGATCATGAAGCCTATGCACGCTACTGTTGCTATCATTACAGCTTTGGCGGTGTGGAATGACGTTATGACGCCGCTGATCATTATGGCGGGTACTGGACAGAACACACTGCCGCTGGCACAGTTGAATTTCCAGACCCAGTTTGGAACAAACTACAATCTGGCGTTTGCATCCTACCTGCTGGCTTTGATCCCGATTTTGATCTTTTATGTGATCTGCCAGAAACAGATTCTGAATGGTGTTGTAAACGGAGCAGTGAAGTAA
- a CDS encoding sugar ABC transporter permease, translating to MKNNKKRTYLLITIPILALFVCFNTIPLIRGIMYSFTNFKGFGTYDWVGLRNYMDLFGDSRIGGSYLFTFKLAVVATILTNVISLILALGLNSKIRAKSFFRAAYFLPNVLGALVVGYIFQYLFTYIIPALGEMIGSPVLSQSLLSNENLAWFAIVIVCCWQNIAMNTIIYISGLQTVPEDVYEAGDLDGATGWKRFRHLTFPLIIPFFTINMVLCVKNFLMVFDQIMAMTQGGPAQSTESISFLIYNNGMKGGAFGYQSANAVIFFIVIVALSAAQMMISSRKEEQL from the coding sequence ATGAAAAATAATAAAAAACGGACATACCTGCTGATCACAATACCGATCCTGGCACTGTTCGTGTGTTTTAACACCATCCCGTTGATCCGGGGTATTATGTATAGTTTTACTAACTTTAAAGGATTTGGTACCTACGACTGGGTAGGTCTTCGGAACTATATGGATCTGTTCGGAGATTCCCGTATCGGCGGTTCCTATCTGTTTACATTTAAACTGGCTGTCGTTGCTACGATCTTGACAAATGTGATCAGTTTGATCCTGGCGCTGGGTCTGAACAGCAAGATTCGGGCTAAAAGCTTTTTTAGGGCGGCCTATTTCCTGCCAAACGTTCTTGGAGCGCTGGTAGTAGGTTATATTTTCCAGTATTTGTTTACCTATATCATCCCCGCGCTGGGAGAGATGATCGGAAGCCCGGTATTGAGTCAGAGCCTGCTTTCTAATGAGAATCTGGCCTGGTTCGCCATTGTGATCGTATGCTGCTGGCAGAATATCGCCATGAACACGATCATTTACATTTCCGGATTACAGACGGTTCCAGAAGATGTATATGAGGCGGGCGACCTGGACGGAGCTACCGGATGGAAGCGCTTCCGCCACCTGACATTCCCATTGATCATTCCATTTTTCACCATCAACATGGTTCTGTGTGTCAAGAACTTCCTGATGGTATTCGATCAGATCATGGCAATGACTCAGGGGGGGCCTGCGCAAAGTACAGAGTCCATCTCCTTCCTGATCTACAACAATGGTATGAAAGGCGGAGCATTTGGTTATCAAAGCGCTAACGCGGTAATCTTCTTCATCGTGATCGTGGCTCTTTCCGCCGCGCAGATGATGATATCCAGTAGGAAGGAGGAGCAGTTATAA